The genomic stretch TGATCCGTTAGCCCCTAGCAGAGCTACCCGCGACCCTTTAGCAATTTTGATGTTCACCCCGGTTAGCACCGGTCGATCGTAGGCGGCTGACAGGTTGCGTGTCTCAAGCAAGGCGTGCTCCAATCAAAACCCATAGGCCGCTAGCTGCCCAGATTCCGGCAATTAAACCTATTGTTGAGTACAGCCAGCGGGTGGAAAACTGTGGTTGACGAGTAAGAATTACTAGATCGCCGGTTATTCCTCTAGCGTCCAAGCCGTCAGTTAAGCGTTGGGCGCGCGTCCAAGAGCGCAGCGCTAACGTGCCGACAGCCTTGCCGGTGTTATCAAACTTTCGGCGTAAACGGTTTTGACCTAGTGGCGCATCGCCTAGCCTGGCAACTTGCGCTTGGTGGATTGCGATAGCTGAATCTAACAGAACGAAAAGCATCCGATACATCAGTGAAGCAATCTCGATTAATGTTCCTGGTACTCCTAGACGGCGTAGCCAAGACAGCAAATCAGCCATCGGGGTGGTGGTCGCTAATAACAACACTGACAAGGTGGCGGAGCAGGAGCGGGCGAACACTGTTATGGCGTTTGTCAAGGATTGCTGGCTGATAGATAACGGGCCGAGTTTATATAAGTAGGAGGGGGGTGAATAGCCCAGCTGAATTGATACCGATATGGCGCCAATAATGATAAACGCTGCCGGGGCTGCGAAAGCCAACGCTAGGGTTCGGGGAGGAATTTTAGCGAACCCTAGCGTCAGCGTTACCGCAGCGATCACTACTAGAACAGTGGTTGGCCAAGGTGGGGCAATCAGTGCGGTCGCCATTAACCCCAAGCTGAGCATAACTTTTTGGCCGACTCTCACGTGCCGCCAGGGGGCAGCCCAGGCGGCATCGTCTAGTGCGATCATGGTGTATTTCTCGCAGATTATTCTCGGCTTGGTGATGATGCGCCGGTGAATGAGCTGGCGTCGAAAGTTCCCGCAGCAATCTCTTCGGCAGACTTTCTACGTCCACGCAGATTGCCTAATACGAAGAAGAGTATTCCAGAGCCAATAGCGGCTTGTAGCGCGAATAGGCCGGATTCGATTTCGCCGGAACCAAGGTCGAGTAGCGGGTTCATCCACGGCTCGTATCCTTCTTCTTCAATAATTTCGGTGACAGCAGAGTCCGTGCCGCCAAAAGCCTCACCCTCGTCGGCGCCCTCTTTGGGGGCTAGCGCGAAACAGATGGCGAATATCACCACTACTACCGCGATTAGTGCGGCAGAAATCCAAGCTGATGTTGACTTCTTTTCGTTAGGCATGGACGGCCTCCTTAGCAGCTAACACTCCGCGCGCCTCCAACTCGGGGCCTACTACTTGAGCCAAGAAGCGGAATAGCAGGATACCGATGAAGCCTTCAGCAATGGCCAACGGAATTTGGGTGAGCGCGAAAACCCCGAGGAATTTTCCGAGCGCCCCGACGAAACCACTTGCTGGGTCTGGGTGAGCTAGTGCCAATTGCACAGAAGTTACGCAATAAGTTGACAGGTCAGCTAATGCCAGAGCCAAGAAAACGCCTAGATATGGGCTAATTTTGCGGGTCAATAAATAGAATCCGTAGCCTACCCAAGGGCCGACGATCGCCATCGAAAACACATTCGCACCTAATGTGGAGATGCCGCCGTGAGCCAACAGTAACGCCTGAAAAAGCAGCACTACCGCACCCAAGAATGCCATAACTGGCGGTTTGAATAGCACTGCGCCGGCGCCCGTCCCAGTTGGGTGAGAACTGGAACCTGTTACGGAGGGCAGTTTAATCGCCGACAATACGAATGTGAAAGCTCCGGCGGCAGCCAGCAGCAGGCGGTTAGTGGTCGACTTCTTGGCTTCGCGGATACAAGCGCGAGCCCCTACAACAACAAACGGGGCGGCTGCCACGTACCAAGCCACGCAGTGGGCGACAGGCAGAAACCCTTCAGCGATATGCATAAATCTCTCCTTCTTGAGATTTCGCGTCCCAATACAGACGTTGCCGGGCGAGTGTCTGACTTTCATCTTTTAAGATGTTCACAGTGGCGCGACCGTGCCGGATTTTCTCGGCTTCCTCGCTACCTGCAACTTCAAACAGTGTAGACCATAAAATCTTCGTCAGAAAGACGCGTATATAGTGTGAGAGACTTGAGCCATGAGCCAGATTGACTATCGCTATGAGGTAGACGCCGCGAAAATCTATACTGAGTCATTCGCTATCATCCGTGCCGAATCCGATTTGTCTGGGTTCCCGCAAGATGTTGCCAACGTTGTGGTCAGGATGATTCACGCCGCCGCCCAAACTGATTTACCGAAAGATATTCGTTTCACACCCGGTGTGGTTACGGCTTGCCGTAGTGCACTTTTAGCTGGCGCCCCAATTCTGTGCGATTCGTCGATGGTTGCTACCGGCATTATCCGCTCTAGGTTGCCTGGTGAAAACGGTGTGGTCTGTCACATTAAAGACCCGAAATTGGCTGAGGTCGCTAAGCGCAAGGGGGTCACTAAAACGATGGCCGCTGTCGATGAGTGGACGCCGCAATTAGAGGGTGCTGTGGTGGCTATCGGCAACGCCCCAACCGCTCTTTTCAGACTGCTCGAAGTGGTGCGGGATACGGGCATCAAGCCTGCTGGGGTGATTGGTTGTCCAGTTGGTTTCGTCGGTGCCGCAGAGTCCAAACAAGCGCTAGTAGCTAATCCCTTTGGTTTAGAGTTTTTGTCGCTAACTGGACGCCGTGGCGGCTCGGCAGTTACCGTTGCAGCTATCAACGCTGTCGCCTCCACCGATGAGCGAACCAACAAGTCTTTGCGTTAGTGATGGCTGGCTAGGCGTTTCGTTCGTCTTCACCAAAGGTGGATATTTAGTTGATAGTTCAGTTACTGCTCGTCGGAAAGTCGTCTAGTTTTTAAGCTGTGGATCGGCATACGCGGGTGTGTTAATCCTTTAGATTGGTGGCTCTTTTAAGCACAATGCATTGCGATTATTTCGATTATTAATTAAAATAGCCTCATGCATTCTCCAGCAAAACCTCTAAAAGACGCCGGTGTGACCCTGCCTCCCGGTCAGCTGGAAGAGCTGCTTGACGCATCCCGTTTCCTGGAGCAGTCGGATGCGCCAGCACTACTTCTCGGCCCAGATGGCCAGCAAGTGAAATTGCCTGAGCAGGTGTATGCAGTGCTCCTCAACGTGGTGCGCGCTATGTCTCGTCGTCAAGCAATACAGGTTGTTCCTATCGACCAGAAACTCACTACCCAAGGTGCTGCTGACTTTTTGGGTATCAGTAGGCCAACTCTGATTAAACAGTTGGAGGCTGGTGTCATCCCATACGAGAAATTGCCTGGCAGTAGGCATCGCCGGATTCTGCTTACTGATTTGCTGGCGTACCGCACCAACCAGAAAGCCAAGCGACACCAAATTTTTCAACAGATGGTTGACTACGCTGAAGAAGACGGCCTTTACACCCAGTCAGACGGGCGGAGCTAAGTCGTGCCCGAGGTGGGTCGCTCATTATCGGGATGTTGACAATGGCATGCCCATGAGCCTTTAGGGTTATATGCCGTTGGGTTCACTCAAGCTGCTGCCGATGTGCAAGGCGCGGTTATTTAGCGGGTTATCTTCGTTCAGTAAAAGGTTTCTTAGGAACAACTCCAGAAACTCTGTGGTTGCGTGAATACCGTTTTTAAGGTCGTTGTAATTTGCTCTGACCAGGCAATTACGGAAATACCACGCATTTTGCGCAAAAATATCGTTGGTCACATCGAAGCCGAGGCTCCGCAAGTATTTGATGAAAAATACCGCTGTTGTTCTGGTGTTGCCCTCAGAGAAAACGTGTATCTGCCACAAACGTGAAATGAAAATCGCAAGATGATGAATAATTTCATCCATCGAAAGATTTCGGTAAGAAAATTGTTTCTCTTGCGATAAATCGTATTCCAGCGTTGCCTTCAGTTCCGTCGCACTGCCGTAGAGCACACTAGCCCCGTCGAGAACCCATTCCTTTTTCGTGACGTTGTAATCGCGAGTTTCACCGGCGTCAGAATAAATACCAGAAAACAGTTTTCTGTGAATCGAAAGATATTCATTTGGGGTGAAACTAAAAGCACGCTCGGATAACAAAGCCGCTATTCGAGCAGAAACTTTATCGGCCTCCTCGGTGCGGTCAGCCAAATCTTTAGCCGAGCGTTCCTCGTAGTAGGACTGTAGAAGAGCATTGGCCTCATCGAAAGATATTTCCCCGTTAATGTTGCGCAGAGCCGTTTGTGCAAGATAGTCAGAGGTCTTTAGCCCATCAACTGCTTGCAAACCTATAGCGGTATACCACGCATATCCCTTTTCTCGTTTATCGGGTTCAGATTCGCGGATATATTCTTTGAAAGGATCCTCGTTCACGATATTTCACCTGCCTTTAGGGCTTTGTAAATAAAGACCGTTGCTACAGACGAAGTCTAAATCACGTAATTCAATAAACAGACAGCAAAAACAATACTTTCTTAAACTGCTGAGTAGTGTACGCTACTAGTACCAGTACCGGCTCGCCCTCCTGCTCTTGTGGGATGTGGTCAGAGCCGGTCTTCCTTTATTTAGACTACCGTCGGCGCAGCAGGTAGGTATCGAATACCCAGCCGTGACGTTTCGCAGCCTCAGCGCGCACTCGGCAGATTTCGTCGCGAACGGCGGCTAAATCACCAGAAATTAAGATCTGGTTTTCAGTGCCGAGGTAGGCGGCCCAATAAATATCCAAACCAGTGGGGTCAATTTTGGCGAAGGTTTGGTGGCCGTCCAACATCACCACAACATCATCAGACTGCTCAGGAAACCCATCCTGAATTAGACGTGCGGGGCTTATTGAAACCGCCTTGCCTTGACGATTCAACGGAATCTGAAACGCGGCAGCTAGCGCCAAAACAGAGCTTATCCCCGGTAGCACGCGCAACGATATCGGCACCTGACTAGCGGCAATCAGCTTCTTGACGATAGCCAGCGTTGATTCGTAGAGGCTGGGGTCCCCCCAAACGAGGAACCCCCCGTGCTCGCCGGCGCCAAGATTTTGGCTGACCGCTTCACCCCAGAGCGCCAAGCGCTGAGCGCGCCAAGTAGCCACCGCTTTCGGATAATCGGGGGTGGTTTGCCACGGTCTCGGCGGGTCACGCAATTCGACAATACG from Vaginimicrobium propionicum encodes the following:
- a CDS encoding Fic family protein; this encodes MNEDPFKEYIRESEPDKREKGYAWYTAIGLQAVDGLKTSDYLAQTALRNINGEISFDEANALLQSYYEERSAKDLADRTEEADKVSARIAALLSERAFSFTPNEYLSIHRKLFSGIYSDAGETRDYNVTKKEWVLDGASVLYGSATELKATLEYDLSQEKQFSYRNLSMDEIIHHLAIFISRLWQIHVFSEGNTRTTAVFFIKYLRSLGFDVTNDIFAQNAWYFRNCLVRANYNDLKNGIHATTEFLELFLRNLLLNEDNPLNNRALHIGSSLSEPNGI
- a CDS encoding helix-turn-helix domain-containing protein yields the protein MHSPAKPLKDAGVTLPPGQLEELLDASRFLEQSDAPALLLGPDGQQVKLPEQVYAVLLNVVRAMSRRQAIQVVPIDQKLTTQGAADFLGISRPTLIKQLEAGVIPYEKLPGSRHRRILLTDLLAYRTNQKAKRHQIFQQMVDYAEEDGLYTQSDGRS
- the cbiQ gene encoding cobalt ECF transporter T component CbiQ; translation: MIALDDAAWAAPWRHVRVGQKVMLSLGLMATALIAPPWPTTVLVVIAAVTLTLGFAKIPPRTLALAFAAPAAFIIIGAISVSIQLGYSPPSYLYKLGPLSISQQSLTNAITVFARSCSATLSVLLLATTTPMADLLSWLRRLGVPGTLIEIASLMYRMLFVLLDSAIAIHQAQVARLGDAPLGQNRLRRKFDNTGKAVGTLALRSWTRAQRLTDGLDARGITGDLVILTRQPQFSTRWLYSTIGLIAGIWAASGLWVLIGARLA
- the cobF gene encoding precorrin-6A synthase (deacetylating); its protein translation is MRTLSLIGIGAGNPKWLTLEAVEAIQSLDVLFVVLKEGDLDDLVEVRRRVVAAHRVEPVRIVELRDPPRPWQTTPDYPKAVATWRAQRLALWGEAVSQNLGAGEHGGFLVWGDPSLYESTLAIVKKLIAASQVPISLRVLPGISSVLALAAAFQIPLNRQGKAVSISPARLIQDGFPEQSDDVVVMLDGHQTFAKIDPTGLDIYWAAYLGTENQILISGDLAAVRDEICRVRAEAAKRHGWVFDTYLLRRR
- a CDS encoding precorrin-8X methylmutase: MSQIDYRYEVDAAKIYTESFAIIRAESDLSGFPQDVANVVVRMIHAAAQTDLPKDIRFTPGVVTACRSALLAGAPILCDSSMVATGIIRSRLPGENGVVCHIKDPKLAEVAKRKGVTKTMAAVDEWTPQLEGAVVAIGNAPTALFRLLEVVRDTGIKPAGVIGCPVGFVGAAESKQALVANPFGLEFLSLTGRRGGSAVTVAAINAVASTDERTNKSLR
- a CDS encoding energy-coupling factor ABC transporter permease produces the protein MHIAEGFLPVAHCVAWYVAAAPFVVVGARACIREAKKSTTNRLLLAAAGAFTFVLSAIKLPSVTGSSSHPTGTGAGAVLFKPPVMAFLGAVVLLFQALLLAHGGISTLGANVFSMAIVGPWVGYGFYLLTRKISPYLGVFLALALADLSTYCVTSVQLALAHPDPASGFVGALGKFLGVFALTQIPLAIAEGFIGILLFRFLAQVVGPELEARGVLAAKEAVHA
- a CDS encoding energy-coupling factor ABC transporter substrate-binding protein is translated as MPNEKKSTSAWISAALIAVVVVIFAICFALAPKEGADEGEAFGGTDSAVTEIIEEEGYEPWMNPLLDLGSGEIESGLFALQAAIGSGILFFVLGNLRGRRKSAEEIAAGTFDASSFTGASSPSRE